One genomic window of Clostridia bacterium includes the following:
- the pdxS gene encoding pyridoxal 5'-phosphate synthase lyase subunit PdxS, which translates to MEEKGTWTVKKGLAEMLKGGVIMDVTTPEQARIAEEAGACAVMALERVPADIRAAGGVARMADPAVILKIMEAVSIPVMAKARIGHFVEAQILEALGVDYVDESEVLTPADEEHHINKHAFKVPFVCGARDLGEALRRIAEGAAMIRTKGEAGTGNVVEAVRHMRRMQEQIRQLTNTPEDELPHVAKEMGAPLELVRQVAQEGKLPVVNFAAGGIATPADAALMMQLGADGIFVGSGIFKSKNPSARAKAIVAATTHFRDPKVLAEVSKDLGEAMPGLEIATLGTRLQERGW; encoded by the coding sequence GTGGAAGAGAAAGGAACCTGGACGGTCAAAAAAGGCCTAGCGGAGATGCTCAAGGGCGGAGTCATCATGGACGTGACTACCCCAGAGCAGGCCCGGATTGCCGAGGAGGCTGGAGCTTGCGCGGTGATGGCGCTGGAGCGGGTTCCCGCCGACATTCGCGCTGCCGGCGGGGTAGCCCGGATGGCGGACCCCGCCGTGATCTTAAAGATCATGGAGGCAGTGAGCATCCCGGTTATGGCCAAGGCTCGCATTGGCCATTTTGTCGAGGCCCAAATTTTAGAAGCCTTAGGCGTAGATTACGTGGATGAGAGCGAAGTCTTGACTCCTGCCGATGAGGAACATCATATCAATAAACATGCCTTTAAGGTTCCCTTTGTTTGTGGAGCCCGCGACTTAGGAGAGGCGCTGCGGCGCATCGCCGAAGGGGCGGCCATGATCCGGACCAAGGGCGAGGCCGGTACCGGCAACGTGGTGGAGGCGGTCCGGCACATGCGCCGGATGCAGGAGCAAATCCGGCAGCTGACCAATACCCCTGAGGATGAACTGCCGCATGTGGCCAAGGAAATGGGGGCTCCCTTGGAGCTGGTTCGCCAGGTAGCGCAGGAAGGAAAACTGCCGGTGGTGAACTTTGCTGCTGGGGGCATTGCTACGCCGGCCGACGCTGCCCTAATGATGCAGCTAGGCGCCGACGGCATTTTTGTAGGCTCCGGCATCTTCAAATCCAAGAATCCCTCGGCGCGAGCCAAGGCCATCGTGGCCGCCACCACCCATTTCCGCGATCCTAAGGTTTTGGCGGAGGTATCCAAGGATCTGGGCGAGGCCATGCCCGGCTTGGAGATAGCTACCCTGGGTACCAGGTTGCAGGAGCGCGGTTGGTGA
- the pdxT gene encoding pyridoxal 5'-phosphate synthase glutaminase subunit PdxT, which produces MAAPARQGLSQGLRIGVLALQGAFREHRQVLDALGCETWEVRKPEELLGVQGLVIPGGESTTMGKLMTDFDLLEPLRRLGRQGVPIYGTCAGLVVLAAHIIGSDQPRLGLMDIWVRRNAFGRQVESFEADLAIPALGEDPFPAVFIRAPWVEKVGPNVEVLASIRGQAVLVRQDHLLASSFHPELTADPRLHQYFLEMVKEAAHRPAAGELGTDLRLSRRL; this is translated from the coding sequence ATGGCAGCCCCGGCGCGTCAAGGGCTAAGCCAAGGGCTCCGGATCGGAGTCTTGGCCCTGCAGGGAGCCTTCCGGGAACACCGGCAGGTATTAGATGCTCTAGGTTGTGAGACCTGGGAGGTGCGCAAGCCCGAAGAGCTTCTTGGGGTGCAGGGCCTGGTAATTCCCGGCGGGGAAAGCACCACCATGGGCAAGCTAATGACCGACTTTGACCTTTTGGAGCCCTTGCGCCGCCTGGGTAGACAAGGAGTTCCCATCTATGGCACCTGTGCCGGCCTGGTGGTGCTGGCTGCCCACATCATCGGCAGCGACCAGCCCCGGCTGGGACTCATGGATATCTGGGTTCGGCGCAACGCCTTTGGCCGGCAAGTAGAGAGCTTTGAAGCCGATCTGGCCATTCCCGCCCTGGGCGAGGATCCTTTTCCGGCGGTATTCATCCGTGCCCCTTGGGTAGAAAAGGTGGGGCCCAACGTGGAGGTGCTGGCCAGCATCCGGGGACAAGCGGTATTGGTCCGCCAGGACCACCTTTTAGCCTCAAGCTTTCATCCCGAGTTGACCGCTGACCCTCGCCTGCATCAGTACTTCCTAGAAATGGTCAAGGAAGCGGCTCATCGCCCAGCTGCCGGAGAATTGGGAACAGATCTCAGGCTTTCTCGTAGGCTCTAA